The Ramlibacter sp. PS4R-6 nucleotide sequence CGCTTGCCCGAAGCGCTCAAGCGCGGCCTGGCCGACCTGGATGAGCACGCCATCGCGATGCTCGCGTTCGACCGCCTGCTCATCGTCCGCTCCGCGCAGGCGCCGCAGGCGGCGGCGCACCGCAACGTCCTGCAGCGCATCGCGCACGGCATGCTGGCCGTCGGCAAGTACATGGTGCCCAGCAGCGAACAGCCCGTGCGCGCCGTGAAGGTCGCGCAGTTCGTCGCCCACGCGCTGCGGCTCGCGCCGCCCGGCATCCACGTCGCCGCCAGCGAGACGGTGTGGCAGGCCGCGCAGGGCGACGTGGGCGCCGCGGTCGCGGCATGGCTGGATGGCAAAATCCCCTCCACCCCCTGACCCGACCATGCCCCGCAAGAGCAAGCTGCAGGCCGCGAACCTCGACGGCGACGCCGACGAGATCGAAGCGGCGTTCTACGACGCGTTGCAAAGCGGCGACATCGACAAGCTCATGGCCTGCTGGGCCGACGAGGACGAGATCATCTGCATCCACCCGGGCGGCCCCCGCGTCGTCGGGCCGGTCGCCATCCGCGCCACCTTCGAGGCCATGTTCGCCAATGGCAGCATCCGCGCCTGGCCGCAGCAGCTGCGCAAGACCCAGGGCATGGCCAGCGCCGTGCACAACGTG carries:
- a CDS encoding YybH family protein — protein: MPRKSKLQAANLDGDADEIEAAFYDALQSGDIDKLMACWADEDEIICIHPGGPRVVGPVAIRATFEAMFANGSIRAWPQQLRKTQGMASAVHNVLEKVEVLGPDGPAQAWVIATNVYHKTAQGWRLVAHHASPGTASEIQEVSGSPQVLH